Proteins from a genomic interval of Caulobacter sp. SL161:
- a CDS encoding ABC transporter ATP-binding protein, with product MTHQIKLTNVDLDYFVYSLRSQSLRSAVFNLAVGGRMYKAAGDVAAVKALHDINLEINEGDRIALVGHNGSGKTTLLKVIAGIYSPTRGELSIDGDITSMIAINAGLDMEATGLRNIHKLGLMRRLSRKVIDSRIDAIAEFSGLGDFLHLPVRTYSAGMQARLMFTVATEFEADILVLDEWLSAGDAAFVQKAAQRMHRMVEDAKIVVLATHDHDLVQRVCNRVCELQGGQIAFLGSTEEWLAHQAASAA from the coding sequence ATGACGCACCAGATCAAGCTGACCAACGTCGATCTCGACTACTTCGTCTACAGCCTGCGCTCGCAGTCGCTGCGCAGCGCCGTGTTCAACCTCGCGGTCGGCGGGCGGATGTACAAGGCGGCGGGCGACGTGGCGGCCGTCAAGGCGCTGCACGACATCAATCTGGAGATCAACGAAGGCGACCGCATCGCTCTCGTCGGCCACAACGGCTCTGGCAAGACGACCCTGCTGAAGGTGATCGCCGGCATCTATTCGCCGACGCGCGGCGAGCTGTCGATCGACGGCGACATCACCTCGATGATCGCCATCAACGCCGGTCTCGACATGGAGGCCACGGGCCTTCGCAACATCCACAAGCTGGGCCTGATGCGGCGGCTGTCGCGCAAGGTCATCGACAGCCGCATCGACGCCATCGCCGAGTTCTCCGGCCTCGGCGACTTTCTGCATCTGCCGGTGCGCACCTACTCGGCAGGCATGCAGGCGCGCCTGATGTTCACGGTCGCGACGGAGTTCGAGGCCGATATCCTGGTGCTGGACGAATGGCTCAGCGCCGGCGACGCCGCCTTCGTGCAGAAGGCCGCCCAGCGCATGCACCGGATGGTCGAGGACGCCAAGATCGTGGTGCTCGCCACGCACGACCACGACCTGGTCCAGCGCGTCTGCAACCGCGTCTGCGAACTTCAAGGCGGACAGATCGCCTTCCTGGGCTCGACCGAGGAATGGCTGGCCCATCAGGCGGCCTCGGCCGCATGA
- a CDS encoding ABC transporter permease, which translates to MPSPLMAALKDVGDGIRLAPLWWRLGLDQTASRFQRSVLGPFWMACNLLVIAFALAFVVSALMGVDMMKSYPQVVAGLLAWSLVGTTIAEAQAIFLYNAGLMQSQRLPLSFYVFLHAQKSATNFLFQAIAFWATMLVLQRFSIPHWTLIPALVVMMLIVCFQGFIIAIPSTRFRDVAYMMSYVVQLLFYVTPVFWMTENVSEKHRWVVELNPFTHQVELLRAPLTGHAPDAIHWWWTLGTLGVLAVVAITLLAMFRKRVVFWL; encoded by the coding sequence ATGCCGAGTCCCCTGATGGCGGCCCTGAAGGATGTGGGAGACGGGATCCGTCTCGCGCCGCTTTGGTGGCGGCTGGGCCTGGATCAGACGGCGTCGCGCTTCCAGCGCTCGGTGCTGGGGCCGTTCTGGATGGCCTGCAACCTCCTGGTCATCGCCTTCGCCCTGGCCTTTGTCGTCAGCGCCCTGATGGGCGTGGACATGATGAAGAGCTATCCGCAGGTGGTGGCGGGCCTCTTGGCCTGGTCGCTGGTGGGCACCACCATCGCCGAGGCCCAGGCGATCTTTCTCTACAACGCCGGCCTGATGCAGAGCCAACGCCTGCCGCTCAGCTTCTACGTCTTCCTGCACGCCCAGAAGTCGGCGACCAACTTCCTGTTCCAGGCGATCGCCTTCTGGGCGACGATGCTGGTGCTGCAGCGGTTCTCGATCCCACACTGGACGCTGATCCCGGCGCTCGTGGTGATGATGCTGATCGTCTGCTTCCAGGGCTTCATCATCGCCATCCCGTCCACCCGCTTCCGCGACGTGGCCTATATGATGAGCTATGTCGTCCAGCTCTTGTTCTACGTAACGCCGGTGTTCTGGATGACCGAGAACGTCAGCGAGAAGCACCGCTGGGTGGTCGAGCTGAACCCCTTCACCCACCAGGTCGAGCTGCTGCGCGCGCCCCTGACGGGCCATGCGCCGGACGCCATCCACTGGTGGTGGACGCTGGGAACCCTGGGCGTGCTCGCCGTCGTCGCCATCACCCTGCTGGCGATGTTCCGCAAGCGCGTGGTCTTCTGGCTGTAG
- a CDS encoding AraC family transcriptional regulator, whose protein sequence is MSNLTTSAGVVAGLIAFAVQQGADRAALMARAGLVPADLQDHDRRLPLATYMALMRAAQDLCDDPALALHFGEAVDLAEISIVGLIMNASATMGDAFAQMQRFGRLTLETEGLSDGPRFVLSARDGQLWMVDTRTDPNSFPELTEGAFARLVCGPRRFLPEPHVLEVCFTHPAPAWRAEHDRIFQCPVTFSSPWNAMRLDPRIATWPVALQPRYVFGVLVERADDLLRELEDQRTVRGRVEAVLLPLLHTGEVGADSVAHALGFSRQTLFRKLKAEGATYKTVLDDLRHRMALRYLSGAKASVNETAYLVGFSEPAAFSRAFKRWTGKSPRHART, encoded by the coding sequence ATGTCAAATCTGACCACGTCGGCGGGAGTCGTCGCCGGCTTGATCGCCTTCGCTGTCCAGCAGGGCGCGGATCGCGCGGCGCTGATGGCCAGGGCCGGCCTTGTCCCCGCCGACCTGCAGGACCACGACCGGCGCCTGCCGCTCGCAACCTATATGGCGCTGATGCGCGCGGCTCAGGACCTTTGCGACGACCCGGCGCTGGCGCTGCATTTCGGCGAGGCGGTCGATCTGGCGGAGATCTCGATCGTCGGCCTGATCATGAACGCCTCGGCCACCATGGGCGACGCCTTCGCCCAGATGCAGCGCTTCGGCCGGCTGACCCTGGAGACCGAGGGGCTGTCGGACGGACCACGCTTTGTGCTGAGCGCCCGCGACGGCCAGTTGTGGATGGTCGACACCCGCACGGATCCGAACAGCTTTCCCGAATTGACCGAGGGGGCCTTCGCCCGGCTGGTCTGCGGCCCGCGCCGCTTCCTGCCCGAGCCGCATGTGCTGGAGGTGTGTTTCACCCATCCCGCACCGGCCTGGCGCGCCGAGCATGACCGTATCTTCCAGTGCCCGGTGACCTTCTCCAGCCCCTGGAACGCCATGCGGCTGGATCCGCGCATCGCGACCTGGCCCGTGGCGCTGCAGCCGCGCTACGTGTTCGGGGTCCTCGTCGAGCGGGCCGACGACCTGCTGCGGGAGCTTGAGGATCAAAGGACCGTCCGCGGCCGGGTCGAGGCCGTGCTGCTGCCGCTGCTGCACACCGGCGAGGTCGGCGCCGACTCGGTCGCCCACGCCCTGGGCTTCAGCCGCCAGACCCTGTTTCGCAAGCTGAAGGCCGAAGGCGCCACCTACAAGACGGTGCTGGACGACCTGCGCCACCGCATGGCGCTGCGCTATCTTTCGGGCGCCAAGGCCTCGGTCAACGAGACCGCCTATCTCGTCGGCTTCTCCGAGCCCGCCGCCTTCTCCCGGGCCTTCAAGCGCTGGACCGGCAAGAGCCCGCGTCACGCGCGAACCTAG
- a CDS encoding type II toxin-antitoxin system VapC family toxin yields the protein MFVDASAWTAMLLEEPEAEAFRVKLADAPVVQTSAVAAWETVRAVSRETGRDLNAASRRFDRLRTAFGASLVPIGETEYAVALDAHARFGKGVHPARLNMGDCFSYACAKVHGVPLLYKGEDFALTDIEAA from the coding sequence ATGTTCGTCGACGCCTCGGCCTGGACGGCCATGCTGTTGGAAGAACCCGAGGCCGAGGCCTTCAGGGTCAAGTTGGCCGACGCTCCGGTCGTCCAGACCTCGGCAGTCGCCGCCTGGGAGACGGTCCGCGCGGTCTCACGAGAGACGGGACGAGATCTGAACGCCGCCTCCCGAAGGTTCGATCGGTTGCGAACCGCATTCGGTGCGTCGCTCGTACCCATCGGCGAAACCGAGTACGCGGTCGCCCTCGACGCTCACGCCCGCTTCGGTAAGGGCGTCCATCCCGCCAGGCTGAACATGGGCGACTGCTTTTCCTACGCCTGCGCCAAGGTTCATGGCGTGCCGCTGCTCTACAAGGGCGAGGATTTCGCCCTGACCGACATCGAGGCCGCCTGA
- a CDS encoding type II toxin-antitoxin system VapB family antitoxin — protein sequence MPFHVRDPETDALVRQYAEEKRVGLTEAVKLAVTKAREADEKAREEKLAKARAICAEVASWPRTGLKADKAFFDSLNDE from the coding sequence ATGCCCTTCCACGTCCGCGACCCCGAGACCGACGCCCTGGTGCGCCAGTACGCCGAGGAAAAGCGCGTCGGCCTCACCGAAGCCGTCAAGCTGGCCGTGACCAAGGCGCGGGAGGCCGACGAAAAGGCCCGCGAGGAGAAGCTGGCCAAGGCTCGCGCGATCTGCGCCGAGGTCGCGAGTTGGCCTCGCACGGGTCTGAAGGCCGATAAGGCCTTCTTCGACAGCCTCAACGACGAGTGA
- the rplA gene encoding 50S ribosomal protein L1 encodes MAKQPKRIKAWTGDRDAAHSVEAAIALVKANAKAKFDESIEISVNLGVDPRHADQQVRGVVNLPSGTGRDVRVAVFAKDAKAAEATAAGAEHVGADDLYEKIAGGFMDFDRVIATPDMMALVGRLGKVLGPRGLMPNPKVGTVTPNVAQAVKDAKGGAVEFRVEKAGIVHAGIGKASFTDEALVINVKALIEALNRAKPSGAKGVFIKRVGLSSTMGPGFKVDVSSIGA; translated from the coding sequence ATGGCTAAGCAACCCAAGCGCATCAAGGCCTGGACCGGCGACCGCGACGCGGCCCACTCGGTCGAAGCCGCCATCGCCCTCGTGAAGGCCAACGCCAAGGCCAAGTTCGACGAGTCGATCGAAATCTCGGTCAACCTGGGCGTCGACCCGCGTCACGCCGACCAGCAGGTCCGTGGCGTCGTCAACCTGCCCTCGGGCACCGGCCGTGACGTCCGCGTCGCCGTGTTCGCCAAGGACGCCAAGGCGGCTGAAGCCACCGCGGCGGGCGCCGAGCACGTCGGCGCTGACGACCTGTACGAAAAGATCGCCGGCGGCTTCATGGACTTCGATCGCGTCATCGCGACCCCGGACATGATGGCTCTGGTCGGTCGCCTCGGTAAGGTGCTGGGCCCGCGCGGCCTGATGCCGAACCCGAAGGTCGGCACCGTGACCCCGAACGTCGCCCAAGCCGTCAAGGACGCCAAGGGCGGCGCCGTTGAGTTCCGCGTCGAAAAGGCCGGTATCGTTCACGCCGGCATCGGCAAGGCCTCGTTCACCGACGAAGCCCTGGTCATCAACGTCAAGGCTCTGATCGAAGCCCTGAACCGCGCCAAGCCCTCGGGCGCCAAGGGCGTGTTCATCAAGCGCGTCGGCCTGTCGTCGACGATGGGCCCGGGCTTCAAGGTCGACGTCAGCTCGATCGGCGCCTAA
- the rplK gene encoding 50S ribosomal protein L11, producing the protein MAKKILGYIKLQVKAGSATPSPPIGPALGQRGVNIMGFCKEFNARTENVEKGTPLPTVITVYQDKSFTFITKTPPATHYLKQITGLKSGAKLTGRETVGEVTRTQLREIAEKKMKDLNANDLEAAAKIIEGSAKAMGLKIVEA; encoded by the coding sequence ATGGCTAAGAAGATCCTGGGCTACATCAAGCTCCAGGTGAAGGCTGGCTCGGCCACGCCTTCGCCCCCCATCGGCCCGGCTCTGGGTCAGCGCGGCGTCAACATCATGGGCTTCTGTAAGGAGTTCAACGCGCGCACCGAGAACGTCGAAAAGGGCACCCCCCTGCCGACCGTGATCACCGTCTACCAAGACAAGTCGTTCACCTTCATCACCAAGACGCCCCCGGCGACGCACTACCTGAAGCAGATCACCGGTCTGAAGTCGGGCGCGAAGCTGACCGGTCGTGAGACCGTCGGCGAAGTGACGCGCACCCAGCTGCGCGAAATCGCCGAAAAGAAGATGAAGGACCTGAACGCCAACGATCTCGAGGCTGCGGCCAAGATCATCGAAGGCTCCGCCAAGGCCATGGGCCTGAAGATCGTGGAGGCCTAA
- a CDS encoding 2-hydroxychromene-2-carboxylate isomerase: MRSPAMTDKTVDFIFDFGSPNAYLSWKLLPDIAARQGATVKLIPCLLGGIFKATGNQAPMIAFGGVKGKMDYEMLETRRFIAAHGLTAFRFNPHFPVNTLLLMRGMIAAQRMGVGEAYLEAMLKGMWEDGLKLDDPEVFVATANAGGLDGAALLAATGDAEVKAELVANTEAAVARGTFGIPTFFVGDEIFFGKERLGQVEAELAKG, from the coding sequence GTGAGGAGCCCCGCCATGACCGACAAGACAGTCGACTTCATCTTCGACTTCGGCAGCCCCAACGCCTACCTGTCGTGGAAGCTGCTGCCGGACATCGCCGCGCGCCAGGGCGCGACCGTCAAGCTGATCCCGTGCCTCTTGGGCGGCATCTTCAAGGCCACCGGCAACCAGGCCCCGATGATCGCGTTCGGCGGCGTCAAGGGGAAGATGGACTACGAGATGCTGGAAACCCGGCGCTTCATCGCCGCCCATGGCCTGACCGCCTTCCGCTTCAACCCGCACTTCCCGGTCAACACCCTGCTGCTGATGCGCGGCATGATCGCCGCCCAGCGCATGGGTGTGGGCGAGGCCTATCTGGAGGCGATGCTGAAGGGCATGTGGGAGGACGGGCTGAAGCTGGACGATCCGGAGGTGTTCGTGGCGACCGCCAACGCCGGGGGTTTGGACGGCGCGGCGCTCCTGGCGGCGACGGGCGATGCTGAGGTGAAGGCTGAGTTGGTGGCCAACACCGAGGCGGCGGTGGCGCGCGGCACGTTCGGGATTCCGACCTTCTTCGTGGGGGACGAGATCTTCTTCGGCAAGGAGCGGCTCGGGCAGGTCGAGGCGGAGTTGGCGAAGGGGTAG
- a CDS encoding SDR family NAD(P)-dependent oxidoreductase gives MTATKGACLVVGVGDGVGSAIAKAFAAEGYTVCMTRRPRHLDQLEALAAEIRSGGHDARAFGVDARQEADMIALVDRIEAEIGPLEIVVFNIGANVRFDLTETTAQVFSKVWEMACFAGFLTAREAARVMAPRGRGSILFTGASASLRGKEGFSAFASAKAGLRAVAQSAARELGPKGIHVAHVVVDGAIDGVFIRSMRGEVGDLLDQDLILKPADIAANYVHLHNQPRSAWTHELDLRPWSETW, from the coding sequence ATGACGGCGACCAAGGGCGCGTGCCTGGTGGTGGGCGTGGGCGACGGGGTGGGAAGCGCCATCGCCAAGGCCTTCGCGGCCGAGGGCTATACGGTCTGCATGACCCGCAGGCCCCGCCACCTCGACCAGCTGGAAGCCCTGGCCGCCGAGATCCGATCCGGCGGCCACGACGCCCGCGCCTTCGGCGTCGACGCCCGCCAGGAGGCCGACATGATCGCCCTGGTCGACCGCATCGAGGCCGAGATCGGCCCGCTGGAAATCGTGGTCTTTAACATCGGCGCGAACGTACGCTTTGACCTGACCGAAACCACCGCCCAGGTGTTCAGCAAGGTCTGGGAGATGGCCTGTTTCGCCGGGTTCCTCACGGCGCGCGAGGCGGCCCGTGTCATGGCCCCGCGTGGCCGGGGCTCGATCCTGTTCACCGGCGCCAGCGCCTCGCTGCGCGGCAAGGAGGGCTTTTCCGCCTTCGCCTCGGCCAAGGCGGGCCTGCGCGCGGTGGCCCAGAGCGCGGCGCGGGAGCTGGGCCCCAAGGGGATCCACGTCGCCCATGTGGTGGTCGACGGCGCGATCGACGGGGTCTTCATCCGCTCGATGCGCGGCGAGGTCGGCGACCTGCTGGACCAGGACCTGATCCTCAAGCCCGCCGACATCGCGGCCAACTACGTCCACCTGCACAACCAGCCGCGCTCGGCCTGGACGCACGAGCTTGATCTGCGTCCCTGGTCCGAGACCTGGTGA